A genomic window from Calditrichota bacterium includes:
- a CDS encoding GTPase domain-containing protein, translating into MFINWATNEITLKIVYYGPGLGGKTTSLQHIYRHLDPSLRGNLVTLNTREDRTLFFDFLQLDFGKILHRRPRFNLYTVPGQVYYSESRRIILSGVDGIVFVADAQKERMDDNLESLLDLENNLIGMGKTLQHFPWVLQINKVDLPNREHPKILRQKLNYFQVPQIESIATKGTGVMQALKLILSIVVKKIQAQPQPQQEAKRTYV; encoded by the coding sequence ATGTTCATCAATTGGGCGACAAATGAAATTACGTTAAAAATTGTCTATTACGGACCCGGATTGGGGGGCAAGACAACCAGCCTGCAGCACATTTACCGGCATCTCGATCCGTCGCTGCGCGGCAATTTGGTCACGCTGAACACACGCGAAGATCGCACTCTGTTTTTCGATTTTTTACAACTCGATTTCGGAAAAATTTTGCATCGCCGGCCGCGGTTTAATCTTTACACTGTCCCGGGCCAGGTTTACTACTCCGAAAGCCGCCGCATCATCCTGTCCGGCGTGGACGGAATCGTTTTTGTCGCTGACGCCCAAAAAGAGAGAATGGACGATAATTTAGAGTCGCTGTTAGACCTTGAGAATAATTTGATCGGCATGGGAAAAACACTGCAACACTTCCCCTGGGTGTTGCAAATTAATAAAGTTGATCTTCCAAATCGCGAACATCCAAAAATTTTGAGACAAAAATTAAATTATTTTCAGGTGCCTCAAATCGAAAGCATTGCCACCAAGGGAACCGGCGTCATGCAGGCGCTAAAACTCATTCTGTCAATTGTTGTCAAAAAAATTCAGGCGCAGCCGCAACCTCAGCAAGAAGCAAAAAGGACATACGTATGA